The following is a genomic window from Aquificota bacterium.
GGACTTTGCAGACCCCAACGTAATACAGGAGTTTGTGGCCCACTCCTGGTATAAGTACCCAGACGAAAGCAAGGGCCTCCATCCCTGGGATGGTATTACAGAGCCTCATTATACAGGACCAAAGGAAGGAACAAAGACCAATTGGAAGTACCTTGATGAGAAGGGCAAATATTCATGGATAAAGTCTCCAAGGTGGAGAGGAAAGCCCTGCGAAGTGGGTCCCTTGGCAAGGTATATAGTGACCTACACTGCCGTAAAGCAAGGACATATAAAGCCCTCTTGGATGGATGAGATGGTGGTAAGACAGATAGACTTTGTTTCTAAGGTGCTGGAGTTGCCACCCCATGTATGGCTTCCTACAACGGTGGGAAGGACTGCCGCAAGGGGCTTGGAGGCCCAGCTTGGAGCTGCGGCAAACCTCTACTTCCTCAAAAAGCTCTACGATAACATAAAGGCTGGAGATACATCCGTCGCTAACATGGAAAAGTGGGACCCCTCCACATGGCCCAAAGAGGCAAAGGGTGTGGGAATTGCGGATGCCCCAAGAGGTTCCTTGGGACACTGGGTCATCATAAAAGATGGCAAGATAGCCAACTACCAATGCGTGGTTCCTACCACATGGAACGGCGGTGCAAGGGACCCCATGGGCGGACAGGGAGCCTTTGAAGAATGTATGAAGGACACACCCGTTAAGGTTATAGACAAGCCCCTTGAAGTTCTCAGAGGCATACACTCCTTTGACCCATGCCTTGCATGCTCTACCCATGTTTATGATACGGAAGGAAGGGAGATAGTGGAGGTAAAGGTTCAAGGAGCTCAAGCTTGCTACTAAAGGAGGTATAAACCATGGAAGTCAAAAGGATTTATGTTTTTAGCCCAGGCCTTAGGCTTTGGCACTGGGTAAACTTCCTTTCCATCCTTACCCTTTTTATAACAGGCCTTTACATAGGCAACCCCTTCTTTTTAGGACCTACGGGCTACGAGGCCACCTATGCCTACGATAAGGGAATAACCATGGACTTTATAAGGAAGGTCCATTTCATAGCAGGCTATGTGTTCCTATCGGGCTTTATCTTCAGGGTCATAATAGCACTCTTTAGCAAAAGGGACAGGATATTCATTCCACCTCTCTGGAGAAGGGATTACTGGATAGGGCTAAAAGAGGTGACGCTAAAGTATGCCCTTATTATGAAGGACAAGGAGGGAAGCGAGTACATAAGGAACGCATGCGCAAGGACTGTATACCCACTTGTCTACCTTCTTTTTCTCTTTATGATAATCACAGGTTTTGCCATGTACGGCATGTCTAAGCCCGATGGCTTTTGGGCTTCTCTCTTTGGATGGGTCATATGGTTCCTTGGTGGTGAGTTCATGGCGCACATGTGGCACCATTGGGTAGCTTGGATCATAATAGTGTTTGCCATACTCCATGTCTACTTTGTCATCAGAGAGGAGATGATAAAGAGAAATGGCGAGCTTACTTCTATGTTTAACGGCTATAAGGTCTTTGAAAAGGATCCTGTGGATGTGGAGGATATAAAGGGATGAAGATAGCCGTCTTGGGTGTGGGAAACGTGCTGTTGTCCGATGAGGGCTTGGGAGTAAGGGTGGTGGAAGAGATAAGGAAGAGGTATAGTCTTCCGGAGGAGGTGCTCTTGATAGACGGTGGCACCTTGGGAATAGACCTACTTTACTTCTTGGAGGGTGTGGAGAGGCTTTTGGTGGTGGATGCTGTGCTGGGGGGCTTGCCCCCGGGCTCTCTTTACAAATTCAAAGGTGAGGAGGTCTTGACCTACTTTAAGAGTAGAAAGCTTTCTGCCCATGATATAGGCATTCAAGAGGTGCTTGCCTTGGCGGATTTAACAGATAGGCTTCCTAAGGAGATAGTGGTCTTGGGCTTGGAGCCAGAGAGCTTTGAGATTTCTTTGGACCTTTCTCCCTCTGTAAAAAATAATTTAGACAGGCTTATTGAGGAGGTCATAAAACAGCTCAAAGAGTGGAATGTGGAGGTAAGAGATGAGGCGGGTGAGCCTTTTGGAGCTTCAAGCCCTTAAGGAAGAGAAAGGGGATTTCATACTATATGTGAGGTCGGACAGGGCAAGGGAGAGGATAAGGGAGGTCTTTGATACGGATGTGGTGGTGCCAGAACTGGAAAAGAGCTTTAGGCTGGATTTTTTCTCCATAAATGCGGATGAGGAGCCAGATGTGCTAAAGGAGTTTCCCCTCCCTTCCCTCATACTTTTCAAGGATGGGAAAGTTGTTCATGTGCTAAGGGGTATAAAAAATTGGAACGAGTATGTAAAAGCCATAACGGAGACCTACTTTTAGGAGGATTGGCATGCTTATGAACGCTCCCGCTTTACTCAATGAGATCTTACAGGCTCTAAAGGACCTCTACGAAAAAGGAGAAGAACACATCATATACTCCAACAAGGTGCCCATAACGGAGGAAGACAGAATAGCCATACTGGATGTTTTGGGGGAGGGTCAAATAAAGATAACGCTGAACTCTAAAAGTCAAAGGGTGGAGTGGAGGGAGACAGGTATATATGGAGTGTGGATAGGTGTATTCTACGATAGGGACAACAAGCCCATTCTGGAGACTGTAGAGATAAGCTACTTTCCAAAATTGGCCTCTGCGCAAAGGGAGGATGTGCAAGAGTCTATAAATGTCTTGGAAGAGAGGATAAGGGCGCTTCTTAGCCCTCTTGAGGCTGAAAGAGTGCCTGACCAAGAGAGAGGCCCCCATCCGTAGGTGGCACCCTCTGATGTGTATAGACCTTAAAGCCTTCCGCCTCCAAAAGCTCCTTTATCTTGCTTACAAGGGGGTCGTTCTGCATCACACCTCCAGAGAGGCATACCCTTTCCATGCCCAACTCCTTTGCCACATGCAGGCATACATGGGCCAAAGTGTTTATAAACCTTGATGGAATCTTTTCCCTTTCCCTGTCCTTTATGATCGCCTCAAGCATGGGCCTCCAGTCTATCTGCCTTTTTTCCAAGGCGTAGGGGTAGTGGTCCTTTACAAGGGGGTCGTAGAGGTCCTCAAGCATCATGGCGCCTTGGCCCTCATAAGAGACCACTTGCCTTAGCCCTATCAAAGAGGCCACCGCATCAAAAAGCCTTCCCACAGAGCTGGAATAGGGTGAGTTTATCCCCTTGGACCATGCTATGTATAGGTTTTTTAAATCTTCTTCCCTGAAGGACCTTACAGGCTCTAAGGACATGCCTGTGGCATCCTCTCTGTAGAGTTCAAAGAGTAGGGATAGGGCAACCCTCCTTGGCTCCTTTACAGCCCTCTCACCGCCTATTAGCCTAAAGGGTCTAAAGTAAAAGGCCCTTTCATAGCCTTTGTAATCGCACACTAAAAACTCACCACCCCAAAGGCTTCCGTCCTCACCATAGCCCGTTCCATCCCAAGCTATGCCAAGCACCTTTCCTTCTATCCCCCTTTCTCCCATGCAGGAAAGCACATGGGCAAAGTGGTGCTGGACCTGAAGGAGTGGAATGCCTTTCCTCTGAGAAAACTCCTTTGCCCACCTTGTGGTCTCATACCTGGGGTGTAGGTCGCACACCAAAAGCTCTGGCTCAAACTCATACAGGCTCATGAGGTCAAAGACCATATCCTCAAAGCTTTTTAATGTTTCTATGTTCTCTATGTCTCCCACATGTTGGCTTAGTATTACCATGTCTTCAAAGCCTATGGCAAAGGTGTTCTTTAGCATGCCCCCAAGGGCCAAAACCTTCCTTTTTAACTTAAAGGGTAGCCTTATGGGCATAGGTGTATAGCCCCTAGACCTCCTTATGGGTGTGGGCAAACCACCTATGACTTTGACCACAGAGTCGTCGCACCTCCTTTTTATATCCCTGTTGTGGAGAAGCAAAAGGTCTGCCAAGGGACTTAGCCTCTCTATGGCCTCTTGGTTGTCCTTTACTATGGGCTCATCCGAGAGATTGCCAGAGGTGGCCACCACTGGAAAGTCCAAAGAGTGCAAGATTATATGGTGTAGGGGTGAATAGGGCAAAAAGGCTCCTATCCTTTTGAGGCCTGGGGCCACAGAGGGCGCAAGCCCTCCCTTACTCCTTATAAGCACAATGGGCCTCTCTGGAGACAAAAGCAAAGCCTTTTCAAGCTCCGTTGGCTCCGCATAAAGGAGTAGCTGTTCCATATCCCTGAACATGACCGCAAAGGGCTTTTCTTTTCTTCTTTTCCTCTCCCTCAAGGTTCTCACCGGCTCCTCCCTTGTGGCATCACACATAAGATGAAAACCTCCTATGCCCTTGACTGCCACAATCTTTCCCTCTTTTAAAGCCTGCAGGGTGGCCTCTATGCTTTTTTCTCCCTCCGCCAAAAGCTCTCCATCCTTTGTAATCAGGCTAAGGCTTGGACCGCAGGATGGGCATGCAATGGGCTGGGCATGGAACCTTCTGTCCCTTGGGTCCTCATACTCTTTTTTACACTGAGGACACATGGGAAAGGCCTTCATTGTGGTGTTTGGCCTATCGTAGGGAAGCCTTTCAATGATGGTAAACCTTGGACCGCAGTAGGTGCAGTTTATAAAGGGATACATATACCTTCTGTCCTTTGGGTCAAAAAGCTCTTTGAGACACCACTGGCATGTGGCTATGTCGGGCAGTATGAGAACCTCCTTTTTTCCTTCCTCCTTGCTTTCCCTTATCTCAAAATCCTCATAGCCTACCTCTTCCAAGTATTCTATCTCTTGAGAGTATATGTGGGCCAAGGGTGGCTTTTCTGTTTGAAGCCTAAGGAGGAACTCCTCCAAAAGTTGCACCTTTCCTTCCACCTCTATCTCCACACCGGAGGAATTGTTTATGACCCAACCCCTAAGGCCCAAATCCTTTGCAAGCCTGTAGACAAAGGGCCTAAAGCCCACACCTTGAACGGCTCCCTTAAGCCTTACCCTTAACCTCATCCTCACATTCCAATTCCAAACTCTTCAAAAGCAAGTCCTGTCCACCTTTTATATGGGTCTTCAAAGACCCACAGGCTGGACACAAGAGGTTTAGCTCCTCCTTTTCGTATTCCCTTTTGCAGTCCTCACACCAAAGCCTTAGCTTTTCTATCTCCAAAACAATCTCCGCCTTTTCCGCAATGGTCCCTTCCTTAAAGGTGTTAAAGGCAAGCTCCAAAAGGTGAGGCTCCACACCGGATAGCACACCCACCAAAAGCTCCACCCTTAACACCTTTTGCGCCTTGTGCCTTTTTGCCTCCTCTTCTATTACCTCCAAAAGGCTTTGGACTATGGAAAACTCATGCATCAGCAGATCCTTGGTAAAAGCTCTCCCATGGGTGGTTCAAGGAACCTTTTTGTCCCATAAGGAGTCTTCAGTATGACCGATGGCCTCCCTTCAGGCCTTATGGCGTAGCCTATGATGCTTGCCTCCTCTCCCTTAGGATGTTCCTTTAAGACCTTAAGGGCCTTCTCTGCCTCCTCTCCCTTCACTGCAAAGACTATCCTGCCCTCACAGGCAAGGTGGTATGGCTCAAGGCCCAAAAATTCACATATACCAAGCACCTCCTCTCTGATTGGCACCTTCTCCTCCTCCACCAAAAAGGAAACTTGAGAGGCCATAGCCCACTCGTGAAGCACGGCCGAAAGGCCTCCCCTGGTTGGGTCCCTCATGGCATGGATTTCCACACCACTCCTTAGCATGTGTTCCACCAGGTCCCAGAGTGGTTCGCAGTCGCTCCCAAAGCCCTCTCCAAAGTAAAAACCTTCCCTTTCTGCCAGCACACAGGCGCCATGGTCTCCTATTGGTCCGGATACAATTACGGCATCCCCTTCCCTTATGTTCCTACAGGAGAGGCCCTCATAGACCACCTTCCCTATGCCGGAAGTGGTAATAAAAAGGTCCTCACCCCTGCCGGATGGTATGACCTTTGTATCACCAGCCACTATGAGAACTCCCGCCTCCCTTGCCGTCCTTGCCATGCTTTCCACTATCTTTTCTAAGTCCTCGTAAGGAAAGCCCTCCTCTATCACAAAGGCCACAGAGAGGTAAAGGGGCCTTGCACCCATTACCGAAAGGTCGTTTATGGTGCCAGCCACCGCCAGCTTCCCTATGTCTCCACCCCTAAAGAACAGGGGCTTTACCGTAAAGGCATCGGTGGTAAAGGCCACCTTTGAACCCACCTCAAGCAAGGCAGAATCCTCAAGGGAAGAGAGTATGGGGTTGTTAAAATGCTTTAGAAAAAGCTCTCTTATAAGCCTCCAGGTCTCTTCTCCACCACCACCTTCAGAAAGCCTTATCCTCTTCATCTTAGCACCTCAATGGGTTGTGCATACAGAACACAGGTCAAAGCTTCTTAGTATCATCTGGGCATGAACTTCCTTTTTTAGGCCCAAAAGGGCCCTTTCTGCCACCCCATAAAACCTTTCACACCTTGGCCCAAGGTTCCACTGGGATGGTGTAATTATTAAATAGCTATCTATAATGCCCTTCTTTATCCTTATCCTGTGGATAAGCGTCCCCCTTGCTGCCTCCACAGCGCCATAGCCCAAGCCATTGACCTCTAAGGGAGGCCTTTTTATACTTGAGGACCTATCTTGTAAGACTTCCTTTAACTCTTCCGTCCAATCCTCTATCTTCTTTGCCACAGTCCAAACCTCCAAAAGCCTTGCAAAAACCCTTACCACAAAGGAGTCCTTCAATTCTTTATGCATTGCCTTTATAATGGGTGTGCCCGCCAAGAGCTGTCTGGAGAGGGGTCCAGTCTCAAAGGGTAAGCCCCTGTACCTTACAGGCCTTGCCCTTGTGTATTCTGGTGCTTCCATCTCCTCCACACAGCCAAACTTTAACCTGCCATGAACCATCCTCTTCATGTAGTATCCAGAAGGGCCATAGAGGCTTGCAAAGCTTATAAACCTATCGTAGGACCTTCCAGCCTCCAAAAGGTCTTCCCTTTCGCAAACCTCAAGAAAAATAGCCATATCACCCTTAACATCCCTCCAGCTACCCTTATAAAGCCACTGGTTAAACTCTCCCTCTTCCATACCCACCACAAGCTTGAGGAAGAAGTCCTTGAGGGCCAAAAGGGTCTGTTTTAAAGATACTATGTCCTTGGGTGTGGGTTGTGATGTTATACCGCCAGGTATGGCGTAAGAGGCGTGGGGCCATTGTCCGGAGAAGAGGGCTATGGCCTTGGTTATGCTTGATGCCACCTCTATGG
Proteins encoded in this region:
- the cybH gene encoding Ni/Fe-hydrogenase, b-type cytochrome subunit, translating into MEVKRIYVFSPGLRLWHWVNFLSILTLFITGLYIGNPFFLGPTGYEATYAYDKGITMDFIRKVHFIAGYVFLSGFIFRVIIALFSKRDRIFIPPLWRRDYWIGLKEVTLKYALIMKDKEGSEYIRNACARTVYPLVYLLFLFMIITGFAMYGMSKPDGFWASLFGWVIWFLGGEFMAHMWHHWVAWIIIVFAILHVYFVIREEMIKRNGELTSMFNGYKVFEKDPVDVEDIKG
- a CDS encoding HyaD/HybD family hydrogenase maturation endopeptidase, with product MKIAVLGVGNVLLSDEGLGVRVVEEIRKRYSLPEEVLLIDGGTLGIDLLYFLEGVERLLVVDAVLGGLPPGSLYKFKGEEVLTYFKSRKLSAHDIGIQEVLALADLTDRLPKEIVVLGLEPESFEISLDLSPSVKNNLDRLIEEVIKQLKEWNVEVRDEAGEPFGASSP
- a CDS encoding thioredoxin, whose product is MRRVSLLELQALKEEKGDFILYVRSDRARERIREVFDTDVVVPELEKSFRLDFFSINADEEPDVLKEFPLPSLILFKDGKVVHVLRGIKNWNEYVKAITETYF
- a CDS encoding hydrogenase expression/formation protein, which produces MLMNAPALLNEILQALKDLYEKGEEHIIYSNKVPITEEDRIAILDVLGEGQIKITLNSKSQRVEWRETGIYGVWIGVFYDRDNKPILETVEISYFPKLASAQREDVQESINVLEERIRALLSPLEAERVPDQERGPHP
- the hypF gene encoding carbamoyltransferase HypF; translated protein: MRLRVRLKGAVQGVGFRPFVYRLAKDLGLRGWVINNSSGVEIEVEGKVQLLEEFLLRLQTEKPPLAHIYSQEIEYLEEVGYEDFEIRESKEEGKKEVLILPDIATCQWCLKELFDPKDRRYMYPFINCTYCGPRFTIIERLPYDRPNTTMKAFPMCPQCKKEYEDPRDRRFHAQPIACPSCGPSLSLITKDGELLAEGEKSIEATLQALKEGKIVAVKGIGGFHLMCDATREEPVRTLRERKRRKEKPFAVMFRDMEQLLLYAEPTELEKALLLSPERPIVLIRSKGGLAPSVAPGLKRIGAFLPYSPLHHIILHSLDFPVVATSGNLSDEPIVKDNQEAIERLSPLADLLLLHNRDIKRRCDDSVVKVIGGLPTPIRRSRGYTPMPIRLPFKLKRKVLALGGMLKNTFAIGFEDMVILSQHVGDIENIETLKSFEDMVFDLMSLYEFEPELLVCDLHPRYETTRWAKEFSQRKGIPLLQVQHHFAHVLSCMGERGIEGKVLGIAWDGTGYGEDGSLWGGEFLVCDYKGYERAFYFRPFRLIGGERAVKEPRRVALSLLFELYREDATGMSLEPVRSFREEDLKNLYIAWSKGINSPYSSSVGRLFDAVASLIGLRQVVSYEGQGAMMLEDLYDPLVKDHYPYALEKRQIDWRPMLEAIIKDREREKIPSRFINTLAHVCLHVAKELGMERVCLSGGVMQNDPLVSKIKELLEAEGFKVYTHQRVPPTDGGLSLGQALFQPQEG
- the hypA gene encoding hydrogenase maturation nickel metallochaperone HypA; amino-acid sequence: MHEFSIVQSLLEVIEEEAKRHKAQKVLRVELLVGVLSGVEPHLLELAFNTFKEGTIAEKAEIVLEIEKLRLWCEDCKREYEKEELNLLCPACGSLKTHIKGGQDLLLKSLELECEDEVKGKA
- the hypE gene encoding hydrogenase expression/formation protein HypE, with protein sequence MKRIRLSEGGGGEETWRLIRELFLKHFNNPILSSLEDSALLEVGSKVAFTTDAFTVKPLFFRGGDIGKLAVAGTINDLSVMGARPLYLSVAFVIEEGFPYEDLEKIVESMARTAREAGVLIVAGDTKVIPSGRGEDLFITTSGIGKVVYEGLSCRNIREGDAVIVSGPIGDHGACVLAEREGFYFGEGFGSDCEPLWDLVEHMLRSGVEIHAMRDPTRGGLSAVLHEWAMASQVSFLVEEEKVPIREEVLGICEFLGLEPYHLACEGRIVFAVKGEEAEKALKVLKEHPKGEEASIIGYAIRPEGRPSVILKTPYGTKRFLEPPMGELLPRIC
- a CDS encoding nickel-dependent hydrogenase large subunit, which encodes MRVEGISLPRVEGEARLELFWKDGEVADARINIPSTRGIERVLVGRPYMDALVITPRVCGICGHAHLMASAKAIEDALDISPTKKAELVRNITQSLEVLQNHIKWFYLFLMPDLVLIENSLRDLYGPFVGKRWKEAIEVASSITKAIALFSGQWPHASYAIPGGITSQPTPKDIVSLKQTLLALKDFFLKLVVGMEEGEFNQWLYKGSWRDVKGDMAIFLEVCEREDLLEAGRSYDRFISFASLYGPSGYYMKRMVHGRLKFGCVEEMEAPEYTRARPVRYRGLPFETGPLSRQLLAGTPIIKAMHKELKDSFVVRVFARLLEVWTVAKKIEDWTEELKEVLQDRSSSIKRPPLEVNGLGYGAVEAARGTLIHRIRIKKGIIDSYLIITPSQWNLGPRCERFYGVAERALLGLKKEVHAQMILRSFDLCSVCTTH